One Carya illinoinensis cultivar Pawnee chromosome 5, C.illinoinensisPawnee_v1, whole genome shotgun sequence genomic window, TTCTGAAGTAAAGGATGAGGAGATACTTAAGTGGGTCGAGTTTCGAACATCCGACCCAGGTGTCTGCTCTATATAGAAGAAAATAGACCGTATGATtttttggagttttattttgagAGCATTCACTCTACTTTCAATCGAAAGCTCAATTAAAAAACAGTAAAGAGTGAATAAGAATTAGTAGTGGAATGGAAATGCAGGAGTGGGGAGTGGATGCCATCCACCATTCAACCTAATAACTCAGGAAGAACACACAGAAAGGCAACAGAATATGCAGGAGTTAGGCAAGCACGGATATACCTGATCTTCTCGGGGAACGAGCATAATTGGAGGACCACCCAGCACCCAAAAAGAAAGGTCCAGCAGTACGTCAACCACGTACTAGAGAATAACAAACGGAACAAAATGACGTTGGTCCTGACCCCTTGTCAAAAGAGGAGATTTTCCCGTTTTATTTCCTCACTGAAGAAGAGAGGCAACAAAGATATGAAAGAGCAAAATTACCATAAACCCAAAAATGCAATTTAGAAAAGCTAGAGTTATTGAAATTGTCTCAATGTGTACTTTCAGGAGAATGATGTATCCGACTTAAAATTACCGACTCTGACTCATTTGACCCAGGCATCATAGCCTCACATGCCCTGGGAGAACCCACCGGATAACATTTAGGCCCATTTATTGCATCACCTGAAAGCCCTTCCTCTACACTACATGCCAATTTTTCACAGATGATCTTGGTCTTGCCAATCCTCTCAATGTTCTCGCCATCCATGGGAATGGTAGCAGTGGTGGTGGCGGTGGTCTGCGATTCATTATTACCTTTCAAAATACAATCCCCATCTGCAACCTCCAAATTCACCTGATCAGAAGGCATCCTATCCTTTTTCTCGCCACTGGAAACTGCCAGCGACTCTCCTTGGTTCTCACCACCACAGGCCTGAACCAGCACTTCCCTCTGTGGTGGAGGATCAACATGATTCTGGAACTCCTGAGTGGGGGATGAAACTGGCTCAATATTTTCCTGCATTACAACAGTTGAGCCATCTTCAACTCCCCTCTCATCTCGCCAATGTTCGGTTGGCTCCTCTGCTTTCACCACATCGCAGATGGGGCCTTGCTCTTCTTCCTGTGTCTCCTGGTTTGATGGTGAGACAACGCCTAATGTTCCCACAGCAACGGGCAGCCGACCTACTACTTCCACCCTCTGCTTCTTGTAGAGGTCCATGGCTCTCTGCAAACCAGAAAGCATTTAAACTAATAAGAGGCTAGAATCAATAATATTTAGTCTCATAAATCATGTTTGGGAAAGATTCTTAAAACCATATTGCCCATGCAGCCCAATTATAGCAAACCAAGGTTGGTCTAAGAATGACAGTAAAAATGAATTCGTCTAAACGGGAAAAGTATATGTGACCGTTACTTTGTACTCAGAAGACAGCTATACTGCTCAAAAAATGACACTCCAAATCAGGTTAATTTAATTCCCCAGATCAAACCACTTGCAAATAGGAAATAAAAGTACATTTGAAATGAGTACTGGAGAAATCTAGGTACTTTTATTGAGACCATAGGCTGACGAGAAAACTGCTATGCTTAGTTTGCAATTTTGCCACATACATCTTGTACTTGGCAATTATGACACATACATACCAGGTAACTACAGTTGTATTGCTTTGCAATCATGTACGAGGAAAGAGAAAAGTAAATTGAGGGTCTAAGAACTtgttaaattatatttgaatacAGATAGATACACGCATTATTTGAATACAACACGTGACAACCAAaccacctaaaaaaaaaaaaaacaaatccagGAGTAGCAATTTTTAACTCTCTTCATCCATCATAAAATTTACCTGAAGAACAGAATCCTTTATGGCAGGAAAAGGTGAATGACTCAATAAGTTATTGGAAAATTTCAGACCCGTTCTTCCAGAATCCTGTCACAttacaaaacaacaataatgcAACAGCTATTGATAAGACTAAAAATTTGCAAAGCGACAGAGTTCTGTCAAGATTTTCTACCTCCAAAAATACATCCATAGTGGTATCTTCTTCAGTAGTTTCCCTTTGTTCAATATCCAGTAAGTTTATACACTGACTGTACAACTCTGGACGTGCAAGTTCTGCTGAAATATCGAGCTTagaaagataaaaaatgttgaaatgAGAAACATCATCACTTGATAATTTAGGATGATCAGCTGCCTTCTCATGGGCAGGTTTAGGCAGAGTTTCAGAAGTTTCTTGTGCTGGAGAAGTGCCCGTGGAACTTATTTCAGTGGTTTTTGCCTGAACCTCCTGATAATTATCTTCATGATGAGACCTCTGAGCTGCCTTCACAGCCAAAGCATCGTCTATTGTGGCCTGCACTGGATAATCATCTTTATGGGATGGGGAAGCCAAGTCCCTTTTCATATCAGCATCTTGTCCTTTCCACAAGTCTGCATTGGATTCCCATCCCCTACCATTCATCGAATGCCTCTTCTGGTCCCATTCAGGCCCCCCATACAGGCAAGGAGGGCCTGAACCATTATTTCCATCCCATCCATGCAAGTGAGGAGGGCCTGAACCATCCATCATGTTCTGCCAGCCAACTGGGCGCAAGTGCCCAGAAAACCTGTCAGCTTCGGGGATATGATAATGAATCCCAGAGTGGTTAATTTCCACAGCAGGTCTAACACCAAACAAAGGTTGAGAAGGAAACTGGGGGATCATCGCCTGAAAACCTCCATGAGGAGGTCCGTGTTGGAAAGGAATGAAGCCATTTGGCACGGATGATGACCAATTTGGGACACCCCTCCAAGCATTTCCATGCCCTCTTCCCATGCCAGAATCACTACCCCTCTTATATCGGGCAGTGGAGTTTAGTCTACCATCTTCTTCCAATGAACCCACAAAAGAAGGGCTATCAACTCCAGCTCTAAATGCAGATGGCGGGGGAATCAGAGAAGATGCATTGCTCAGACTAGTTCTATTGTAATATGGCGAATCTGCCTGAGAGGAATCATCCAATGGAGGCTTTTCTAGTGGAAAGTCTCGATACAGCCTGTCCTCAGTTGTAGAGAAATCTCTTGCATCAATAGAAGCAATGCTTCTCCGTCCTGTTTCATCGATATCGAGACTCCGCCTAACACCAGTTCTATTCATATACCTTCGGTCAAGacttgaagatgaaggagatctTTCAACCAAGCCCTTGGGTGATGCCTTGGAACTTGAAGACCTTTCAGTTGACAGCTCCCCTAAATGACTGTCATCCATTTTGACAGTTCTCTCCATGGATCTGTACTTGGAACCTTTCTCTGGCACTCCAGAGAAAGCACTTACCTCTCTTGAAGAAATTGCTTTGGGCCTCTGTTGAGATTTATTATCCCCATACTTCACATCTTCCAGATTCAAATGCCTGAAACAAGGGGGGGGGGAAGAACATCCTCACCATCAACTCCACATATGCTTCAACagaatataagaaaataaaaaaccaataaaaCTCTCTTTCACCTTTGAGAAATTGCATGTGAATTCAAGTTCCATATATTTGATCTCAAATGAAACTTGAAGATATATTAGAACAGCCAAATAAGAATTTAAACAAATGCTTAGGAGTACAAGTCCAGTTTGGTccaattttgaatatattttagaaCCGAACTGGTATCTAtcagttttgagatttgaagaacCGATACTGCatcggttacacccctaaaccGGTACTTCTGGTTTTACCGGTTCCGGTCCAGTTCAATCTAATTTTTCCaatatattacataatatattatagtatataataatatagtgataatatatctaatttttccaatatattacataatatattatagtatataataatatagtgataatatattgtggcatattataatatacattataattgtattatagactctAGTGATATAgggtttaaaatttaatattatattaattagtaaaatatcatataatacaaaattattctatattatatataaaattatatataatatacaaaatcatataaaaaatattttatacaatgtaaaaaataaaaaatatatatatatgaaccaggTCTGGTCCGGTGTGGCGTTACACAGAAGGAAAACTGGAACCGGACCGATTTTGAccagttttgagaaaaatgaaacagGTATCAGACCGGACTAAACCCACCAGTCCAAtttaccccttttttttttccagttcaAATGCTATTGTTGAGCCCATTTCATGTTTCGGATGTCATCATTCCAGTTGTAGGCTTACATTCTACCCAGGTCTGGTCCGGTGTGGCGTTACACAGAAGGAAAACTGGAACCGGACCGATTTTGAccagttttgagaaaaatgaaacagGTATCAGACCGGACTAAACCCACCAATCCAAtttaccccttttttttttccagttcaAATGCTATTGTTGAGCCCATTTCATGTTTCGGATGTCATCATTCCAGTTGTAGGCTTACATTCTACCCAATTGATGCCACTTCTAATCATTATACTCCAAGTTTGATTGCATCAAGCAGTTGTATTACATGAATTGCAACACGTGAAAAGATGGCATCGGGTTGGTTACGAaactttaatatataaatttatattcctACTTTCTCACATTACTCACTACTTCTAACCATGAACCCACAATCAAGATTTTTCTACTGGGATGCCACTGATGGTTTGCTAGGGCAGCAAATGATTGAACCAAAAAGATAAACAAACAATTTGGACCATATAACACAGAATTAAAGGTATTGCCCATATATTCTGCAGGAATCTCAGCAGTTCTAATACGTCACTGAACCCAacacccccacccccccccccaaaaaaaaaagaaaaaaaaaaaaaaagaaaaactgaagcttatataaaaggaaaataaaaacaaagcacatAGATTGCCATAGTGCATTACTAAGCCTGCAAAGCTACCGCAGCTTTAACAAGTACAACAATAcgtttcaaatatttattttgataagtaacaaTACGTTTCAAATACTATAAACCAGAATAGCCTAATTTTGATAAAGAACACACAAAGAAAATCACCATAAAAACACCCAAGCAATTACAATTCCAAAGGTAAGTTACATAAGTAACTACGCTAACTCCAACTAGATTACCAACTAAATGGAGCGCAAGTAAGATAACTACCTGTACTCATCCATACCAACATATGAACTGGAGCTGGGTGAAGTTCTCCGTCTGTTGCTACTAATTGGAGTGTCTGCATGAGATTGGCGTGATTGAGATCTCCCCATATCAGCATCCGATTCAACTTTACCACCACTCCAAGATTTGTTTTCTCCATCAGGATAATTAGCTTTGACAATTCTAGGTTTATTATCATTAGAATCGTCACGATCATCTGGAGATCTTTTCTTTCCCCTACCATCTTTGTATCCAACACTTCGGTCATCAAGATGCGACCCATCACGGTCACGATGACGATCACGGTCACGATCTTGGTCACGATGACGGTCACGGTCTTGGTCTCGCTCTCGGTCACGATCATATTCACGGTCATGCTCACGTCCACGATCACGAATGCGATCCAGACCACGATCTCGGTCACGGTCCCAATCCAAGTCATAGTCACGATCACTATCACGATCACGGTGACGACCATGCCCACGGTCCCCATCACGTTCACGGTCATGGCCACGATCACGATCCCGGTCCCTCTCACGACCGGGATCCCTATCACGCTCACGCTCGCGATCAATGTCCTTGATTTTCTTCTGTCGTATTTCTACAGCATCTTTTTCATCCCTTGGATGCTTATCATCAGATTTGATGCTACTCTGATCTTTGGTAGGGCGATCATCGCTTTGCTTGTCATCACGGTGCTTGTTATCTCTATCCATGTACTTGTCTTTACCCCTCTCATCCTTGTGCTTTTCATCCTTTTGCCGCCCATCCTTGCCAAAGTCATCCCTAGATGAAAATCTTCTATCATTAATCTCTACAATATCATCTTGATGCTTTTCCCAATCACCAgaaccatcttttcttttcctcacTCGTTTCTCAAGCTGATTTTCTTCAAGACTTCGCAGCTCATCCTGTGCATTCAAACCTGCAAAAAGACAGAAATTAAAATGTTAATGGGAGTTTCAAGAAGAGCAGTTAAGATCATCTACATGGTTTTCATACAACAGTTCCTTTTattggtaaaaaaaattaatggttTTCACACAACAGTTTTAGCACAAAGTCTTTATATACCATCATATATGAAATCTTTCAATACTTctcaaaaggaagaaaaagaacataCGAAAGGGCAGGGAACTAGATCACAAGTCAGATCAATACTCAGTTTGTTTGGTGCATGAGTTAGAATCAAGAAGAAACTTAGTTGATCTAACAGGTTAACATATAATTCATGCAGTATATGTacaatttctaaataaaaaacccTCTTCCCAAACAAAACTTATTAGTAAAATCTTGACTGTTCAAATCTCTCATAGCACTAGTACTTCTGATAACCCATCATATTAAtctgacaaattttttttattggcaccagggTTCTAAACGAAGTCCCGAATAATTATGGGTGTGCAAAAGCCCATGGTAAGAAGTTTACCACAAGTGCACCTCGAGTTATTCAAGGGAAAATTTCCCCAATCCGATGGcgcctagaaattgtttgcacccaaggttTGAATCTTAAGACCAGCAAGGAGCATGCAACCAAGACC contains:
- the LOC122309417 gene encoding peptidyl-prolyl cis-trans isomerase CYP95-like — translated: MPRSSRHKSSKHSSREAREHSDSEKDSNLKDRKGKEESGGVSRVPKESGSSEKRKVDSLKEAKDFYGTGNGDYSEEHGPSKRRRERAGDGVSDRWNGGEEDRNEVSKRSKESKALGEPKSSGSSKRREEGVGVYGEGAEAKKSSGKHRDSGRKESREGGIEREKRIKEAKTDRLVVENEEQREAKKVVEKTGLNAQDELRSLEENQLEKRVRKRKDGSGDWEKHQDDIVEINDRRFSSRDDFGKDGRQKDEKHKDERGKDKYMDRDNKHRDDKQSDDRPTKDQSSIKSDDKHPRDEKDAVEIRQKKIKDIDRERERDRDPGRERDRDRDRGHDRERDGDRGHGRHRDRDSDRDYDLDWDRDRDRGLDRIRDRGREHDREYDRDRERDQDRDRHRDQDRDRDRHRDRDGSHLDDRSVGYKDGRGKKRSPDDRDDSNDNKPRIVKANYPDGENKSWSGGKVESDADMGRSQSRQSHADTPISSNRRRTSPSSSSYVGMDEYRHLNLEDVKYGDNKSQQRPKAISSREVSAFSGVPEKGSKYRSMERTVKMDDSHLGELSTERSSSSKASPKGLVERSPSSSSLDRRYMNRTGVRRSLDIDETGRRSIASIDARDFSTTEDRLYRDFPLEKPPLDDSSQADSPYYNRTSLSNASSLIPPPSAFRAGVDSPSFVGSLEEDGRLNSTARYKRGSDSGMGRGHGNAWRGVPNWSSSVPNGFIPFQHGPPHGGFQAMIPQFPSQPLFGVRPAVEINHSGIHYHIPEADRFSGHLRPVGWQNMMDGSGPPHLHGWDGNNGSGPPCLYGGPEWDQKRHSMNGRGWESNADLWKGQDADMKRDLASPSHKDDYPVQATIDDALAVKAAQRSHHEDNYQEVQAKTTEISSTGTSPAQETSETLPKPAHEKAADHPKLSSDDVSHFNIFYLSKLDISAELARPELYSQCINLLDIEQRETTEEDTTMDVFLEDSGRTGLKFSNNLLSHSPFPAIKDSVLQRAMDLYKKQRVEVVGRLPVAVGTLGVVSPSNQETQEEEQGPICDVVKAEEPTEHWRDERGVEDGSTVVMQENIEPVSSPTQEFQNHVDPPPQREVLVQACGGENQGESLAVSSGEKKDRMPSDQVNLEVADGDCILKGNNESQTTATTTATIPMDGENIERIGKTKIICEKLACSVEEGLSGDAINGPKCYPVGSPRACEAMMPGSNESESVILSRIHHSPESTH